In Rana temporaria chromosome 3, aRanTem1.1, whole genome shotgun sequence, a single window of DNA contains:
- the PYGO1 gene encoding pygopus homolog 1 isoform X1 — translation MDFYQRGFICAGGIGGLDGLMRSGPQMGCPEKKKRKASGQGSSLPPQSEFAPPTNTSSDHLIASNPFDDDYSIPPISSYTYFGKLGYSNIESFNTFRMPPNTSPKRPSRNVGNQMLRDQQPPFTKDPRVMGKSFPFNLGAQEKSSFESESFFYSGLGQTITMPGQHFRANQNDEDLHRMMSLNSAPRNDFQLASYRPQGVKMNVIQIDSNSSFNPAQPHFMPSRIPGSNQGSVLVSNNNLRSAGLHDKLNLDIHSRPISSPNNIRGPEHFQPDVVDLSDCVQINGMRNRPALSRLAKTDVTPSEKCNRWLLHSDFCGTLSTDNLHPCGICSVEVNNIADAIMCEASCRKWFHRTCTGMTEMAYALLRAEPSAIWGCDTCMSKKDIQLVRTNK, via the exons ATGGACTTTTACCAAAGAGGCTTCATCTGTGCAG GTGGTATCGGAGGATTGGATGGATTAATGAGATCCGGCCCACAAATGGGATGTCCCGAGAAGAAGAAGCGCAAGGCCAGTGGACAG gGATCCTCACTTCCTCCCCAATCGGAGTTTGCTCCCCCAACAAATACAAGCTCGGATCACCTCATCGCCAGCAATCCATTCGATGATGACTATAGTATACCTCCTATTTCAAGTTACACTTATTTTGGTAAACTTGGATATTCCAACATTGAAAGCTTTAATACTTTCAGGATGCCTCCAAATACCTCACCAAAAAGGCCTTCCCGCAATGTTGGCAACCAGATGTTAAGAGATCAGCAACCACCTTTTACAAAAGACCCAAGGGTGATGGGGAAATCCTTTCCCTTTAATTTGGGAGCGCAAGAGAAATCCAGTTTTGAAAGCGAGTCATTTTTTTACAGTGGGTTAGGACAAACGATCACAATGCCCGGACAGCACTTTAGAGCCAACCAGAATGATGAAGACCTCCATCGTATGATGAGTCTAAATTCTGCTCCAAGAAATGACTTTCAGCTTGCTTCTTACAGGCCCCAAGGTGTTAAAATGAATGTCATTCAAATTGACAGCAATAGTTCATTTAATCCTGCCCAACCACACTTCATGCCTTCAAGAATACCCGGCTCCAACCAAGGTTCAGTTCTTGTATCCAATAACAATTTGAGATCTGCTGGACTTCATGACAAGCTAAATCTGGATATACACTCTCGCCCTATATCAAGCCCAAACAATATTCGGGGTCCAGAACATTTTCAACCCGATGTTGTAGACCTTTCTGATTGTGTCCAGATTAATGGAATGCGTAACAGACCGGCACTTTCCAGACTGGCAAAGACAGATGTAACCCCTAGTGAGAAATGCAATAGGTGGCTTCTCCATTCTGACTTTTGTGGTACTTTGTCAACAGATAATTTGCACCCGTGTGGCATATGTTCTGTCGAAGTAAATAATATTGCGGATGCAATAATGTGTGAAGCCTCTTGTCGGAAGTGGTTTCACCGAACATGTACAGGGATGACGGAGATGGCCTATGCTCTACTTCGTGCGGAGCCCTCTGCTATTTGGGGCTGTGATACCTGTATGTCAAAGAAAGATATTCAGCTAGTGCGCACCAACAAGTAG
- the PYGO1 gene encoding pygopus homolog 1 isoform X2 translates to MEKSLWDKAGGIGGLDGLMRSGPQMGCPEKKKRKASGQGSSLPPQSEFAPPTNTSSDHLIASNPFDDDYSIPPISSYTYFGKLGYSNIESFNTFRMPPNTSPKRPSRNVGNQMLRDQQPPFTKDPRVMGKSFPFNLGAQEKSSFESESFFYSGLGQTITMPGQHFRANQNDEDLHRMMSLNSAPRNDFQLASYRPQGVKMNVIQIDSNSSFNPAQPHFMPSRIPGSNQGSVLVSNNNLRSAGLHDKLNLDIHSRPISSPNNIRGPEHFQPDVVDLSDCVQINGMRNRPALSRLAKTDVTPSEKCNRWLLHSDFCGTLSTDNLHPCGICSVEVNNIADAIMCEASCRKWFHRTCTGMTEMAYALLRAEPSAIWGCDTCMSKKDIQLVRTNK, encoded by the exons ATGGAGAAGTCACTGTGGGACAAGGCAG GTGGTATCGGAGGATTGGATGGATTAATGAGATCCGGCCCACAAATGGGATGTCCCGAGAAGAAGAAGCGCAAGGCCAGTGGACAG gGATCCTCACTTCCTCCCCAATCGGAGTTTGCTCCCCCAACAAATACAAGCTCGGATCACCTCATCGCCAGCAATCCATTCGATGATGACTATAGTATACCTCCTATTTCAAGTTACACTTATTTTGGTAAACTTGGATATTCCAACATTGAAAGCTTTAATACTTTCAGGATGCCTCCAAATACCTCACCAAAAAGGCCTTCCCGCAATGTTGGCAACCAGATGTTAAGAGATCAGCAACCACCTTTTACAAAAGACCCAAGGGTGATGGGGAAATCCTTTCCCTTTAATTTGGGAGCGCAAGAGAAATCCAGTTTTGAAAGCGAGTCATTTTTTTACAGTGGGTTAGGACAAACGATCACAATGCCCGGACAGCACTTTAGAGCCAACCAGAATGATGAAGACCTCCATCGTATGATGAGTCTAAATTCTGCTCCAAGAAATGACTTTCAGCTTGCTTCTTACAGGCCCCAAGGTGTTAAAATGAATGTCATTCAAATTGACAGCAATAGTTCATTTAATCCTGCCCAACCACACTTCATGCCTTCAAGAATACCCGGCTCCAACCAAGGTTCAGTTCTTGTATCCAATAACAATTTGAGATCTGCTGGACTTCATGACAAGCTAAATCTGGATATACACTCTCGCCCTATATCAAGCCCAAACAATATTCGGGGTCCAGAACATTTTCAACCCGATGTTGTAGACCTTTCTGATTGTGTCCAGATTAATGGAATGCGTAACAGACCGGCACTTTCCAGACTGGCAAAGACAGATGTAACCCCTAGTGAGAAATGCAATAGGTGGCTTCTCCATTCTGACTTTTGTGGTACTTTGTCAACAGATAATTTGCACCCGTGTGGCATATGTTCTGTCGAAGTAAATAATATTGCGGATGCAATAATGTGTGAAGCCTCTTGTCGGAAGTGGTTTCACCGAACATGTACAGGGATGACGGAGATGGCCTATGCTCTACTTCGTGCGGAGCCCTCTGCTATTTGGGGCTGTGATACCTGTATGTCAAAGAAAGATATTCAGCTAGTGCGCACCAACAAGTAG